In Nymphaea colorata isolate Beijing-Zhang1983 chromosome 5, ASM883128v2, whole genome shotgun sequence, one genomic interval encodes:
- the LOC116255311 gene encoding thylakoid lumenal 15 kDa protein 1, chloroplastic isoform X2 — MAMAALNVSLCSTATSRTFGSSDSRSPKLRSIASVRSPIRRKPSPLNQASRIEIPTNLVSAIGESVAGAGLLALLAASLCFGDPALAYKGGGPYGAEVTRGQDLTGKDFSGRSLVKQDFKTSILRQANFKGADLSDADLRFADFSLANVAKANLTNANLEGALTTGNTSFKGSIVTGADFTDVPLRDDQRAYLCKIADGINPTTGNSTKETLLC, encoded by the exons ATGGCCATGGCTGCCCTCAACGTCTCTCTCTGCTCCACTGCAACGTCCAGAACCTTCGGTTCCAGCGATTCCCGGTCGCCGAAGCTTCGATCGATCGCCTCCGTCAGGTCTCCTATCCGAAGAAAGCCTTCTCCG TTGAATCAGGCGTCGAGAATCGAGATCCCGACCAATCTCGTGTCCGCGATTGGAGAGTCCGTCGCGGGGGCTGGCCTTCTGGCTCTTCTTGCTGCGTCGTTGTGCTTCGGCGATCCGGCATTGGCGTATAAG GGTGGTGGTCCTTATGGTGCTGAAGTTACTCGTGGCCAAGATCTTACTGGCAAAGATTTTAGCGGGAGAAGTCTGGTTAAGCAAGACTTTAAAACA TCGATTCTGCGGCAAGCCAACTTCAAAG GGGCTGACCTTTCAGATGCAGATCTTAGATTTGCAGACTTTTCACTAGCAAATGTTGCAAAG GCTAATTTGACCAATGCAAACTTGGAAGGTGCCCTTACTACAGGCAACACTTCATTCAAGGGATCAATAGTAACTGGTGCAG ACTTCACAGACGTACCTCTAAGGGATGATCAACGGGCCTATCTTTGCAAAATTGCTGACGG CATCAACCCCACGACAGGGAATTCTACCAAGGAGACATTGTTATGCTAA
- the LOC116255311 gene encoding thylakoid lumenal 15 kDa protein 1, chloroplastic isoform X1, whose product MAMAALNVSLCSTATSRTFGSSDSRSPKLRSIASVRSPIRRKPSPLNQASRIEIPTNLVSAIGESVAGAGLLALLAASLCFGDPALAYKGGGPYGAEVTRGQDLTGKDFSGRSLVKQDFKTSILRQANFKGAKLVGASFFDADLTGADLSDADLRFADFSLANVAKANLTNANLEGALTTGNTSFKGSIVTGADFTDVPLRDDQRAYLCKIADGINPTTGNSTKETLLC is encoded by the exons ATGGCCATGGCTGCCCTCAACGTCTCTCTCTGCTCCACTGCAACGTCCAGAACCTTCGGTTCCAGCGATTCCCGGTCGCCGAAGCTTCGATCGATCGCCTCCGTCAGGTCTCCTATCCGAAGAAAGCCTTCTCCG TTGAATCAGGCGTCGAGAATCGAGATCCCGACCAATCTCGTGTCCGCGATTGGAGAGTCCGTCGCGGGGGCTGGCCTTCTGGCTCTTCTTGCTGCGTCGTTGTGCTTCGGCGATCCGGCATTGGCGTATAAG GGTGGTGGTCCTTATGGTGCTGAAGTTACTCGTGGCCAAGATCTTACTGGCAAAGATTTTAGCGGGAGAAGTCTGGTTAAGCAAGACTTTAAAACA TCGATTCTGCGGCAAGCCAACTTCAAAGGTGCAAAGTTAGTGGGTGCAAGTTTCTTTGATGCAGATTTGACAG GGGCTGACCTTTCAGATGCAGATCTTAGATTTGCAGACTTTTCACTAGCAAATGTTGCAAAG GCTAATTTGACCAATGCAAACTTGGAAGGTGCCCTTACTACAGGCAACACTTCATTCAAGGGATCAATAGTAACTGGTGCAG ACTTCACAGACGTACCTCTAAGGGATGATCAACGGGCCTATCTTTGCAAAATTGCTGACGG CATCAACCCCACGACAGGGAATTCTACCAAGGAGACATTGTTATGCTAA